The following is a genomic window from Candidatus Acidiferrales bacterium.
GAACAAGCTGACGATGGCCAGTACCGAGGGGAAAATCCAGCTTGCCTTGCGCAACACAATCGATATGAAGAGGACCGAACCACCGGCGGTTTTGCGGACGAGCTTGTTCGCAGGCCCGCCGCAGCCGAGACCGAGACGCGTGGATACCCAGCCGCCCCCTGTTGTGTTCGCGGTGGAAGTGATTCGTGGTTCTAAGCGAGAAACCAGCACGTTCTAAATCGGTTCCACAGGCGGATGTGATGGAGAAACAGCGCATGAGAGCCACTCCCAATCGATTCCACATCGCAGGACTACTGGCTTTGCTCTTGCTGTGTGGGGTCACGACGGCAAAGACGCAGCAGGGGCCACCGTCGGAGAGCAGTCCGCCCCGGCTGCGCCAGGAAGGCCAAGCGGCGCCTCCCCAGGAAACCGAGGTGCCCGAACGGTTGCACTTGATGGTGGGCCGGTCGCTGGTGATTACCTCGCCCGCACGACTCAAGCGCGTTTCGGTGGCTGATCCGAATATTGCCGATGCCATCACCGTCAGCCCGAACCAGATTCTCATCAACGGCAAGTCACCAGGCGGCGTGTCTTTGGTGCTTTGGGACGAAAACGACCAAAGCCAGACCTTCGACGTGATGGTGGATATGGACATCTTGGGGCTGAGCCAGAAGATCCGCGAGGTGTTTCCTGAGGAGCCGGTGAAACTGGAGGCATCGAAGGATGTGGTGATGCTGTCGGGACGGATGTCGTCGAAAGACATCGCCGACAAAATCTTGCAAGTGGTCTCGGCCACAACGCCCAAGGTAATCAGCCTGATGGAAGTGCCGGCGCCCCCGCCAGCGGGCGAAGTCGTGCTGGAAGTCAAGTTCGCCGAGGTGAACCGGGCGGCTTTGAGCCAGTTCTCGTTCAACTTTATCAGTCTTCCCGGGCCGACCACCAGGACAGCTGTAACGATTTCTACACAGCAATTTGCCCCGCCCCAACTAGTGGACCGCGGCGACGTGACCAGCATCGGTTTGACCGATCTGCTCAACGTCTTCATATTCCGCCCGGATATCGACCTGGCTGCGACCATTCGGGCACTACAGCAGAAGAATCTTCTGCAAATTCTGGCCGAGCCAAACCTGTTGACTCAGATAGGGAAGGAAGCAAGTTTCCTGGCAGGCGGCGAGTTTCCCTTCCCGGTGGTCCAGGCCGGTCTCACCGGCAATGCCATCACGATACAGTTCAAGGAATTTGGGGTCCGGCTCAACTTTACGCCGACTCTGGCCGAGGACGGGAAGATCCACCTCAAAGTGCGGCCGGAGGTCAGCGCTCTGGACTTTGCTAACGCGCTCAGCATTTCGGGCTTCTTGATACCTGCGTTGTCCACGCGGCGGGTAGAAACGGAGATGGACCTGGGAGATGGGCAAAGTTTTGCGATTGCGGGGTTGGTGGACGATCGGCTCACGCAGATAGTGCAAAAAATCCCGATTCTCGGCGACATCCCCATCCTGGGGCAGCTCTTTCGGAGCCGCTCGCTGAACAAGACCAAGACGGAACTGCTCGTTCTGGTGACGCCACGGATAGTAAAGCCCCTGCCACCTGGCCAGGTGCCGGTCGGACCGCAGTTTCCTAAGCCGTTTCTCCCGCCGGCCATG
Proteins encoded in this region:
- a CDS encoding type II and III secretion system protein family protein, translating into MRATPNRFHIAGLLALLLLCGVTTAKTQQGPPSESSPPRLRQEGQAAPPQETEVPERLHLMVGRSLVITSPARLKRVSVADPNIADAITVSPNQILINGKSPGGVSLVLWDENDQSQTFDVMVDMDILGLSQKIREVFPEEPVKLEASKDVVMLSGRMSSKDIADKILQVVSATTPKVISLMEVPAPPPAGEVVLEVKFAEVNRAALSQFSFNFISLPGPTTRTAVTISTQQFAPPQLVDRGDVTSIGLTDLLNVFIFRPDIDLAATIRALQQKNLLQILAEPNLLTQIGKEASFLAGGEFPFPVVQAGLTGNAITIQFKEFGVRLNFTPTLAEDGKIHLKVRPEVSALDFANALSISGFLIPALSTRRVETEMDLGDGQSFAIAGLVDDRLTQIVQKIPILGDIPILGQLFRSRSLNKTKTELLVLVTPRIVKPLPPGQVPVGPQFPKPFLPPAMPEQQKPPAQR